From Enhydrobacter sp., the proteins below share one genomic window:
- a CDS encoding amidohydrolase — protein sequence MLYTCGPTGPRLAARRPSPRKAAGPVVDIHCHIVAPQAAELVQGLGIAPREPMMAFSNEATRAVNRAQTESVRPQLTSVERRLADMDRMGVDIQAISPAPTQYYYWTPPEVGREVARLVNDNIAETVAAHPDRLVGMGTVPMQAPQYAVTELERLVGQLGLRGVELCTNVDGAELSDEKFRPVFAKAEELGILVFLHPSGFTEGRRLSDHYFSNVIGNPLDSTVAVSHLIFGGVLERHPQLKICVAHGGGFLPAYAGRMDHAHGARSDCRLCIAKKPSHYLKKMYFDTIVFEPGQLDYLVDTYGVDHVLMGTDYPYDMGMYEPVEFLGRTKLSAAGRQAVLGGNAARLLKLGSHGSRRRR from the coding sequence ATGCTCTACACCTGCGGCCCGACCGGACCCAGGCTCGCCGCCAGGCGCCCTTCTCCGCGCAAAGCCGCGGGGCCCGTCGTCGACATCCATTGCCACATCGTGGCGCCGCAGGCGGCCGAACTGGTCCAGGGACTGGGCATCGCGCCGCGCGAGCCGATGATGGCCTTTTCCAACGAGGCTACGCGCGCCGTGAACCGCGCCCAGACCGAATCGGTGAGACCACAGCTCACCTCCGTCGAGCGCCGCCTCGCCGACATGGACAGGATGGGCGTCGACATCCAGGCGATCTCGCCCGCCCCCACACAGTATTACTATTGGACACCGCCCGAGGTCGGCCGCGAGGTGGCGCGGCTGGTCAACGACAACATCGCCGAGACGGTGGCCGCCCATCCCGACCGCCTGGTCGGCATGGGCACGGTGCCGATGCAGGCGCCGCAATACGCCGTCACCGAGCTGGAGCGCCTGGTCGGACAGCTCGGGCTGCGCGGTGTCGAGCTCTGCACCAACGTCGACGGCGCCGAGCTGAGCGACGAGAAGTTCCGCCCGGTCTTCGCCAAGGCCGAGGAGCTCGGCATCCTCGTCTTCCTGCATCCCAGCGGCTTCACCGAGGGCCGCCGCCTCAGCGACCACTATTTCAGCAACGTGATCGGCAACCCGCTCGATTCGACCGTTGCGGTCAGCCATCTGATCTTCGGCGGCGTGCTCGAACGCCATCCCCAGCTCAAAATCTGCGTCGCCCATGGCGGCGGCTTCCTGCCGGCCTATGCCGGCCGCATGGACCATGCGCACGGCGCGCGCAGCGACTGCCGGCTCTGCATCGCGAAGAAGCCGAGCCACTACCTGAAGAAGATGTACTTCGACACCATCGTCTTCGAACCCGGCCAGCTCGACTATCTGGTCGACACCTACGGCGTCGATCACGTCCTGATGGGCACGGATTATCCCTACGACATGGGAATGTACGAGCCCGTCGAGTTTCTCGGGCGCACGAAGCTTTCCGCCGCCGGGCGGCAGGCGGTCCTCGGCGGCAATGCCGCACGCCTGCTGAAACTCGGGTCGCACGGGAGCCGCCGCCGCCGCTGA
- a CDS encoding amidase, whose amino-acid sequence MTELLDQGAAAIADAVRAGRTTARDIAEAAIARVEARNGQLTAIVDFDPAEARAAADAVDARRRQGFDGPILGVPYTVKDTTWVAGRRVTNGSLLYKDFRPPRDAVAVERLKKAGGVFLGMTNTPEMAAKGHTENKVYGPTRHPMNPALTPGGSSGGAAAALAAGFTPIALGTDGGGSGRRPASHCGVVGLKTSAGAIPTPFGFGGAYGPLYGVTAPMGRTVADARVAFEVMAGPDPRDPHSVATLDVPPPANPRIAVSPRLGLGVAVDADVMSAFDAAIAKLRAAGWRIEEADVAWPESTNETAFAAVNAAASALLYGAREARDKDLFGDNVAGLIQRGRSVAGTDVVAAFRFADSCARAVAQFFTEYDYLLTPTTACVSWPVEQVYPRVIGNREVGPRGHAAFTPLFNLALVPGISIPCGTGRDGLPVGLQIVAPRLHDRPLLALAQRAETALAR is encoded by the coding sequence ATGACCGAGTTGCTGGACCAGGGTGCCGCCGCCATCGCCGATGCCGTGCGCGCGGGGCGAACCACGGCACGCGACATCGCCGAGGCCGCGATCGCCCGCGTCGAGGCGAGGAACGGCCAGCTCACCGCGATCGTCGACTTCGATCCTGCCGAGGCGCGGGCCGCCGCCGATGCCGTCGATGCGCGGCGCAGGCAGGGCTTCGACGGGCCGATCCTCGGCGTGCCCTACACGGTCAAGGACACCACCTGGGTCGCCGGCCGCCGCGTCACCAACGGCTCTCTGCTCTACAAGGATTTCAGGCCACCGCGCGACGCCGTCGCCGTCGAGCGGCTGAAGAAGGCGGGCGGCGTCTTCCTCGGCATGACCAATACGCCGGAGATGGCCGCCAAGGGTCACACCGAGAACAAGGTTTACGGCCCGACTCGCCATCCGATGAATCCGGCGCTGACGCCGGGTGGCTCGTCGGGCGGCGCCGCGGCGGCGCTCGCCGCGGGCTTCACGCCGATCGCGCTGGGCACCGATGGCGGCGGATCGGGGCGACGGCCGGCATCGCATTGCGGCGTCGTCGGACTCAAGACCTCGGCCGGCGCCATTCCGACGCCGTTCGGCTTCGGCGGCGCCTACGGGCCGTTGTATGGGGTCACGGCGCCGATGGGCCGCACCGTCGCCGATGCGCGCGTCGCCTTCGAGGTGATGGCCGGTCCCGATCCACGCGATCCGCATTCGGTCGCCACGCTCGACGTGCCGCCGCCGGCCAATCCCCGCATCGCCGTGAGCCCGAGACTCGGCCTCGGCGTCGCCGTGGACGCCGACGTCATGTCCGCCTTCGATGCCGCCATCGCGAAGCTCCGGGCGGCCGGCTGGCGCATCGAGGAGGCCGACGTCGCCTGGCCGGAGAGCACGAACGAAACGGCGTTCGCCGCCGTGAACGCCGCGGCGAGCGCCCTGCTCTACGGAGCGCGCGAGGCACGTGACAAGGACCTGTTCGGCGACAACGTCGCCGGCCTGATCCAGCGCGGCCGGTCGGTGGCCGGCACCGACGTCGTCGCCGCTTTCCGCTTCGCCGATTCCTGCGCCCGCGCCGTGGCGCAGTTCTTCACCGAGTACGACTACCTGCTGACACCGACCACCGCCTGTGTCTCCTGGCCGGTCGAGCAGGTCTATCCCAGGGTGATCGGAAACCGCGAGGTCGGTCCGCGCGGCCATGCCGCCTTCACGCCGCTGTTCAACCTCGCGCTGGTGCCGGGCATCTCGATCCCCTGCGGCACGGGCCGCGACGGCCTGCCGGTCGGCCTGCAGATCGTGGCGCCCCGCCTGCACGACCGCCCGCTGCTCGCCTTGGCGCAGCGGGCGGAGACCGCGCTGGCGAGGTAA
- a CDS encoding adenylate/guanylate cyclase domain-containing protein, which yields MPAVQSKICIGCWQQLHVPVVLRGVASLPYRAVGLKPSRMNPNTCTFCELAFKKIMRARNVTIDATVMFADLRGYTSLTETLAPEAMSELLDTFYDACGEAIWAQDGLLNKTIGDAVMAVFNFPIKRENHAARAVLAAREIQKSCREKFAAFAEAHRLEHEPGVGIGIDSGTMKFGEFGRSHRDLTAIGTVVNTAARAQAAASPGQILVTRGVHDRAPALIRSDVANDYQLKGFDTPISLYRA from the coding sequence ATGCCCGCGGTTCAATCGAAGATCTGCATAGGTTGCTGGCAACAGCTGCACGTGCCGGTCGTGCTGCGCGGTGTCGCATCGTTGCCCTATCGCGCCGTCGGACTCAAGCCAAGCCGCATGAACCCCAACACGTGCACGTTCTGCGAACTCGCCTTCAAGAAGATCATGCGGGCACGCAACGTCACCATCGATGCCACCGTGATGTTCGCCGATCTGCGCGGCTATACCAGCCTCACAGAGACGCTGGCGCCGGAGGCGATGTCGGAGCTGCTCGACACGTTCTACGATGCCTGCGGAGAGGCGATCTGGGCGCAGGACGGCCTGCTCAACAAGACGATCGGCGACGCCGTCATGGCGGTGTTCAACTTCCCGATCAAGCGAGAGAACCATGCGGCACGTGCCGTCTTGGCAGCGCGCGAGATTCAGAAATCCTGTCGTGAGAAATTCGCCGCCTTCGCCGAGGCCCATCGACTGGAGCACGAGCCCGGCGTCGGCATCGGCATCGACTCCGGCACCATGAAATTCGGTGAATTCGGCCGGTCGCACCGCGATCTCACGGCCATCGGCACCGTCGTCAACACCGCGGCGCGTGCCCAGGCAGCGGCCAGTCCTGGCCAGATTCTGGTGACCCGCGGCGTGCATGACCGCGCACCGGCGCTGATTCGATCCGACGTGGCGAACGACTATCAACTCAAGGGGTTCGATACTCCGATATCACTCTACCGTGCGTGA
- a CDS encoding YcaQ family DNA glycosylase produces MSRPTKLSASAARRITLAAQGFGAPRPDGATNAGHVRRAIERLGLLQIDSVNVLTRAHYLPLFSRLGNYDSAQLDRIAWGRRSQRGLFEFWAHEASLLPLESHPLLRWRMARALTGQAKGKLNVFRNDKKAFIEEVRREIEDRGPLAASELSNGGERRGPWWGWNDGKLAVEWLFYAGIVTTATRRGTFERVYDLTERVLPASVVEAPTPDVAAAQRELLRISARALGVATEFDLRDYFRLPVADTKARLAELVEAGDLVPVDVESWVHAAYLDPHARQPRRIEARALLAPFDPLIWERDRTERIFDFFYRIEIYTPLAQRKHGYYVLPFLLGDRLVGRVDLKADRAGSRLVVPAAHVEPGIDAKEVAGPLRDELRLMADWLGLETIALPRGGALGRALRG; encoded by the coding sequence ATGAGTCGTCCCACGAAACTGTCGGCGTCGGCCGCCCGCCGCATCACCCTTGCCGCCCAAGGCTTCGGCGCGCCCCGCCCCGATGGCGCGACCAATGCCGGCCACGTGCGCCGCGCCATCGAGCGCCTGGGGTTGCTGCAGATCGATTCGGTGAACGTGCTCACGCGCGCGCATTACCTGCCGCTGTTCTCGCGGCTCGGCAACTACGACAGCGCACAGCTCGACCGCATCGCCTGGGGCCGCCGGAGCCAGCGCGGGCTGTTCGAGTTCTGGGCGCACGAGGCCTCGCTGCTGCCGCTCGAGTCGCATCCCTTGCTGCGCTGGCGCATGGCGCGCGCGCTCACCGGCCAGGCCAAGGGCAAGCTCAACGTCTTCCGCAACGACAAGAAGGCCTTCATCGAGGAAGTCCGGCGCGAGATCGAGGATCGCGGCCCTCTCGCCGCGTCGGAACTCTCCAACGGCGGCGAGCGCCGCGGCCCGTGGTGGGGCTGGAACGACGGCAAGCTCGCTGTCGAATGGCTGTTCTATGCCGGCATCGTCACCACGGCGACGCGGCGCGGCACCTTCGAGCGCGTCTACGACCTCACCGAGCGAGTCCTGCCGGCGTCCGTGGTCGAGGCGCCGACGCCGGACGTCGCGGCGGCCCAGCGCGAATTGCTGCGCATTTCCGCGCGCGCCCTGGGCGTCGCCACGGAATTCGACCTGCGCGACTATTTCCGCCTGCCCGTCGCCGACACCAAGGCGCGGCTGGCCGAGCTGGTCGAGGCCGGCGACCTCGTCCCGGTCGATGTCGAGAGCTGGGTCCACGCGGCCTATCTCGATCCCCATGCGCGCCAGCCGCGCCGCATCGAGGCGCGCGCCCTGCTCGCCCCCTTCGATCCGCTGATCTGGGAGCGCGATCGCACCGAGCGCATCTTCGATTTCTTCTATCGCATCGAGATCTACACGCCGCTCGCCCAGCGCAAGCACGGCTACTACGTCCTGCCCTTCCTGCTGGGCGATCGCCTCGTCGGGCGGGTCGACCTCAAGGCCGACCGTGCCGGTTCGCGGCTGGTCGTGCCCGCCGCGCATGTCGAACCGGGCATCGACGCGAAAGAGGTGGCCGGCCCGCTGCGCGACGAGCTGCGCCTGATGGCCGACTGGCTCGGTCTCGAGACGATCGCCTTGCCGCGCGGCGGGGCGCTCGGCCGCGCGCTGAGAGGATAA
- a CDS encoding amidohydrolase/deacetylase family metallohydrolase, which produces MNDLVLKGGRVVDPSQGIDRVTDIAFAGGKVAAIGDNLPGADARNVGGKIVTPGLIDLHTHVYWGGTSLGVEAELLARTGGVTTFIDAGSAGPGNFHGFRRHVIEPSPVRILPYLNVAFPGIFAFSKAVMVGESSDMRLLDPREAVRVAREHEDLVIGIKVRVGKSASGDSGIMPLDVALDVAEETGLPMMAHLDAGPPARHEVMRRLRKGDVLTHCFRPFPNAPVRADGKVYEEVLAARARGVIFDIGHGGGSFGFGTTRRMIAAGFLPDVISSDVHVISIEGPAFDLLTTMSKFLCLGVDLPTVVRLATCNAAAAIGRPDLGTLAVGSVGEATVIEEKAGRFDYADSIGERLEGDRRLLSAGVVLAGKWWHPT; this is translated from the coding sequence ATGAACGATCTCGTGCTCAAGGGCGGGCGCGTCGTCGATCCGTCGCAAGGCATCGACAGGGTGACCGACATCGCCTTCGCCGGCGGCAAGGTCGCGGCGATCGGCGACAATCTCCCCGGCGCCGACGCGCGCAATGTCGGGGGGAAGATCGTCACGCCCGGCCTGATCGACCTGCACACCCACGTCTATTGGGGCGGCACCTCGCTCGGCGTCGAGGCCGAGTTGCTGGCACGCACCGGCGGCGTCACCACCTTCATCGACGCCGGCAGCGCCGGTCCGGGGAATTTCCACGGCTTCCGCCGGCATGTCATCGAGCCGTCGCCGGTGCGCATCCTGCCCTATCTCAACGTCGCCTTCCCGGGCATCTTCGCCTTCTCCAAGGCGGTCATGGTGGGCGAAAGCTCGGACATGCGCCTGCTCGATCCGCGCGAGGCGGTACGCGTGGCGCGCGAGCACGAGGATCTGGTGATCGGCATCAAGGTGCGCGTCGGCAAGTCGGCGAGCGGCGATTCCGGCATCATGCCGCTCGACGTCGCGCTCGACGTGGCCGAGGAAACCGGCCTGCCGATGATGGCCCATCTCGACGCCGGCCCGCCGGCGCGGCACGAGGTCATGCGCCGGCTGCGCAAGGGCGACGTGCTGACCCATTGCTTCCGCCCCTTCCCCAACGCACCGGTGCGCGCCGACGGCAAGGTCTACGAGGAGGTGCTGGCCGCCCGGGCGCGCGGGGTGATCTTCGATATCGGCCACGGCGGCGGCTCGTTCGGCTTCGGCACGACTCGCAGGATGATCGCCGCCGGCTTCCTGCCCGACGTGATCTCCTCCGACGTGCATGTCATTTCCATCGAGGGTCCGGCCTTCGACCTGCTGACCACCATGTCGAAGTTCCTGTGCCTGGGTGTCGACCTGCCGACCGTGGTCAGGCTGGCGACCTGCAATGCGGCGGCGGCGATCGGCCGTCCCGATCTCGGCACGCTCGCGGTGGGCAGCGTCGGCGAGGCGACCGTCATCGAGGAGAAGGCCGGCCGGTTCGACTATGCGGATTCGATCGGGGAGCGTCTGGAGGGCGACAGGCGTTTGCTCTCGGCGGGCGTCGTGCTCGCCGGCAAATGGTGGCATCCGACATGA
- the ligD gene encoding DNA ligase D, producing MAARKTRSRSARKGAARKGLAAYRTKRDFSRTAEPSGARRVGSGDRLRFVIQRHDATRLHYDLRLELDGVFKSWAVTRGPSLDPRDKRLAVEVEDHPLDYGDFEGTIPAGQYGGGTVQLWDRGYWTPDGDPHDGLEHGDLKFTLDGQRLQGGWVLVRMKRDRDGKSKRNNWLLIKHRDQAAHEGDEDRLLKDPRSIASGRTLEQIATGKGRKPQPFMTRRARTMPRAARIVARPMPDFVEPQLCKLVDRAPGGAGWGHEVKLDGYRLQLRVENGEARLLTRKGLDWTDRFDRIAARAARLPDCLIDGEAVALDAAGAPDFGALQAALSDGDTDDLVFYAFDLLFLEGVDLRPLPLRQRKKRLVELLAPHKLHPTIRPVDHLETAGDAVLKSACRMNLEGIVSKRLDAPYRSGRGGDWVKSKCRGGQEVVIGGWTTDGSKLRSLLVGTHRGDKLVYAGRVGTGFAAAKARPLLKRLKAIQTKDNPFSGPTAPGKVSNVRWVRPELVAEVEFAGWTDSGMVRQAAFKALRADKDAEEVETEMPARAASRTALATPTAKPGSAIVMGVAISHPDKALWPAEDPPVTKLDLARYYESVGEWMIGHLRGRPCSIVRAPDGIDGGTFFQRHAMPGLSNLIETVRVSGDRKPYLQVDRVEGLIAMAQWGAVELHPWNCQPGEPEVPGRLVFDLDPAPDVGFDAVVRAANDVRARLEALGLACFCKTTGGKGLHVVAPLLREKRGLDWKIAKEFARQVCRRLADDEPERYVMAMAKKQRTGRIFLDYLRNDRISTAVATLSPRARPGATVSMPIEWSQVRRGLDPGRFTLRTAARLLGRTGPWTGYAAAATPLSRAIKRFAESK from the coding sequence ATGGCCGCGCGCAAGACCAGATCCAGATCGGCCCGGAAGGGGGCGGCCCGGAAGGGATTGGCGGCATATCGAACCAAGCGCGACTTCAGCCGGACGGCCGAACCATCCGGCGCCCGGCGGGTCGGGTCGGGCGATCGGCTTCGTTTCGTGATCCAGCGCCACGATGCGACCCGCCTGCACTACGACCTGCGGCTGGAACTCGATGGCGTCTTCAAGTCGTGGGCGGTGACGCGCGGGCCGTCGCTCGATCCCCGGGACAAGCGACTGGCCGTCGAGGTCGAGGACCATCCGCTCGACTATGGCGACTTCGAGGGCACCATCCCGGCCGGCCAGTATGGAGGCGGCACTGTGCAGTTGTGGGACCGCGGCTATTGGACGCCGGACGGCGACCCGCACGACGGGCTCGAGCACGGCGACCTGAAGTTCACGCTCGACGGCCAGCGCCTGCAGGGCGGCTGGGTGCTGGTGCGCATGAAGCGCGATCGCGACGGCAAGTCCAAGCGCAACAACTGGCTGCTGATCAAGCACCGCGACCAGGCCGCGCACGAGGGCGACGAAGATCGCCTGCTGAAGGATCCGCGCTCCATCGCCTCGGGCCGCACGCTCGAACAGATCGCGACGGGCAAGGGCCGCAAGCCCCAGCCGTTCATGACGCGGCGCGCCAGGACGATGCCGAGGGCGGCACGCATCGTCGCCAGGCCGATGCCGGACTTCGTCGAGCCGCAACTGTGCAAGCTGGTCGATCGCGCGCCAGGCGGTGCCGGATGGGGCCACGAGGTCAAGCTCGACGGCTATCGCCTGCAGCTTCGCGTCGAGAACGGCGAAGCGCGGCTGCTGACCCGCAAGGGCCTGGACTGGACGGACAGGTTCGATCGCATCGCCGCTCGCGCCGCGCGCCTGCCCGACTGCCTGATCGACGGCGAGGCGGTGGCGCTCGACGCCGCCGGCGCCCCCGACTTCGGCGCGCTGCAGGCCGCGCTCTCGGACGGCGATACCGACGATCTCGTCTTCTACGCCTTCGATCTCCTCTTCCTGGAGGGCGTCGATCTCAGGCCGCTGCCGCTGCGGCAACGCAAGAAGCGGCTGGTCGAGCTGCTGGCGCCTCACAAGCTCCACCCCACGATCCGCCCTGTCGACCATCTCGAGACGGCGGGCGACGCCGTCCTGAAGTCGGCGTGCCGGATGAACCTTGAGGGCATCGTGTCGAAGCGCCTCGACGCCCCGTACCGGTCCGGCCGCGGCGGCGACTGGGTGAAGTCCAAGTGCCGCGGCGGCCAGGAGGTCGTGATCGGTGGCTGGACGACCGACGGTTCGAAACTGCGGTCGCTGCTGGTCGGCACGCATCGCGGCGACAAGCTCGTCTATGCCGGTCGCGTCGGCACCGGCTTTGCCGCGGCCAAGGCGCGGCCCTTGCTCAAGCGGCTGAAGGCGATCCAGACGAAGGACAACCCCTTCAGCGGCCCGACCGCGCCGGGAAAGGTCTCGAATGTCAGATGGGTGCGTCCGGAGTTGGTAGCCGAAGTTGAGTTCGCGGGCTGGACCGACTCGGGCATGGTGCGTCAGGCTGCCTTCAAGGCGCTGCGCGCCGACAAGGACGCGGAGGAGGTCGAAACGGAAATGCCGGCCAGGGCGGCCTCGCGCACCGCGCTCGCGACGCCGACCGCGAAGCCGGGATCGGCGATCGTGATGGGCGTCGCGATCTCTCACCCCGACAAGGCGCTGTGGCCCGCCGAGGACCCGCCGGTCACCAAGCTCGACCTGGCGCGCTACTATGAAAGCGTCGGTGAATGGATGATCGGCCACCTGCGTGGACGGCCCTGCTCCATCGTGCGGGCACCCGACGGAATCGACGGCGGCACCTTCTTCCAGCGCCATGCCATGCCGGGCCTGTCCAATCTCATCGAGACGGTGCGGGTGTCGGGCGACCGCAAGCCCTACCTGCAGGTCGACCGCGTCGAGGGCCTGATCGCGATGGCGCAATGGGGCGCCGTCGAACTTCACCCCTGGAACTGCCAACCCGGCGAACCGGAGGTCCCCGGACGCCTGGTCTTCGACCTCGACCCCGCGCCGGACGTGGGTTTCGATGCGGTCGTGCGCGCCGCCAACGACGTGCGCGCGCGCCTCGAGGCGCTCGGTCTCGCCTGCTTCTGCAAGACCACCGGCGGCAAGGGGCTGCACGTCGTCGCGCCTCTCCTGCGCGAGAAGCGCGGCCTCGATTGGAAGATCGCCAAGGAGTTCGCCCGCCAGGTCTGCCGGCGTCTCGCCGACGACGAGCCCGAGCGCTACGTGATGGCGATGGCGAAGAAACAACGCACCGGCCGCATCTTCCTCGACTACCTGCGCAACGACCGGATCTCGACCGCCGTGGCGACGCTCTCGCCGCGGGCACGGCCGGGGGCGACCGTCTCCATGCCAATCGAATGGTCGCAGGTCCGCCGGGGGCTCGATCCCGGGCGCTTCACCCTACGGACGGCGGCAAGACTCCTGGGTCGAACCGGGCCCTGGACGGGCTACGCTGCGGCGGCCACGCCGCTTTCGAGGGCCATAAAGCGCTTTGCCGAGTCGAAATAA
- the egtD gene encoding L-histidine N(alpha)-methyltransferase, with protein sequence MKDSALAGELDQAADREEFRRAVLDGLSRQPRAIPAKFLYDAHGSELFDAICELPEYYLTRTETRILRDNAAEIASLAGPGCALIEFGAGSSVKSRLLLDAMLDLALYAPIDISRQHLERTAARLRADYPELSVDPVCADYMAPASLPSIGEGARRRVGFFPGSTIGNLVPDEATAFLRAVRSLVGATGALVLGADLKKDPRLLHDAYNDSAGVTAAFSLNLLRRMNRELQATFDLAGFAHDASYNSAEGRIEIYLRSLRRQSALIAGHAFAFGEGERIHTEYSYKYDWPAIEAMARRGGFELARRWTDRDGLFAVAFLKAVP encoded by the coding sequence ATGAAGGATTCAGCGCTTGCCGGCGAGCTCGACCAGGCGGCCGACCGCGAGGAGTTCCGGCGCGCCGTGCTCGACGGCCTTTCCCGCCAGCCGCGCGCCATTCCCGCGAAGTTTCTTTACGACGCGCACGGATCGGAGCTGTTCGATGCGATATGCGAACTGCCCGAATACTACCTGACACGGACCGAGACCCGCATCCTTCGCGACAATGCCGCCGAGATCGCCTCCCTCGCCGGCCCCGGCTGCGCGCTGATCGAGTTCGGCGCCGGCTCGAGCGTCAAGTCGCGGCTGCTCCTCGACGCAATGCTCGACCTCGCGCTCTATGCGCCGATCGACATCTCGCGCCAGCATCTCGAGCGCACGGCGGCACGCCTGCGCGCCGACTATCCGGAACTTTCCGTCGACCCGGTGTGTGCCGACTACATGGCGCCGGCGTCCCTGCCCTCGATCGGCGAGGGCGCGCGACGACGAGTCGGCTTCTTCCCGGGCTCGACCATCGGCAACCTGGTGCCCGACGAGGCGACGGCCTTCCTGCGCGCAGTGCGAAGTCTGGTCGGGGCGACGGGCGCGTTGGTGCTTGGCGCCGACCTGAAGAAGGACCCGCGCCTGCTGCACGACGCCTACAACGACTCCGCGGGCGTCACCGCCGCCTTCAGCCTCAACCTGCTGCGTCGCATGAACCGCGAGCTGCAGGCAACATTTGATCTCGCGGGCTTTGCCCACGACGCCTCCTACAATTCCGCCGAGGGACGCATCGAAATCTACCTGCGGAGCCTGCGCCGTCAGTCGGCCCTGATCGCCGGCCACGCCTTTGCCTTCGGCGAGGGCGAGCGCATTCACACTGAATATTCGTACAAGTACGACTGGCCGGCGATCGAAGCGATGGCCCGCAGGGGCGGCTTCGAGTTGGCGCGGCGTTGGACCGACAGGGACGGCCTGTTCGCGGTGGCGTTCCTGAAAGCGGTCCCCTGA
- the egtB gene encoding ergothioneine biosynthesis protein EgtB, producing the protein MRTAEHGASLVDRVVSVRSMTERLASPLSPEDQTVQSMPEASPTKWHLAHTTWFFETFLLRPSVPNYRAFDPAYDYLFNSYYEAVGPRHPRPQRGLISRPGVGEILAYRRHVTEAMAAAVAGGRLAAARDLVELGLHHEQQHQELLLMDAKHMLSLNPLRPAYAPAAERAIGRASALARVEFAGGLAEIGHAGNGFAFDNEGPRHRVWLEPFALATRLVTCGEYAAFIADGGYRRPELWLSAGWECVNQRGWQAPLYWERGDDGWRVFALSGMRAMNPDEPVSHVSLFEAVAYAKWAGKRLPREGEWEVAAGGAGAPGAMLDDGTLHPVPARGDGLVQMFGDVWEWTSSSYSAYPGYREPDGAIGEYNGKFMANQFVLRGGCALTPADHIRATYRNFFPADARWVQAGIRLAEDLR; encoded by the coding sequence ATGCGTACAGCGGAGCATGGCGCCTCGCTCGTCGATCGCGTCGTTTCCGTCAGGTCGATGACCGAGCGCCTCGCGTCGCCGCTGTCGCCCGAGGACCAGACCGTGCAGTCGATGCCCGAGGCCAGCCCCACGAAATGGCACCTTGCGCACACCACCTGGTTCTTCGAGACCTTCCTGCTCCGCCCGTCGGTGCCGAACTATCGCGCGTTCGACCCGGCCTACGATTATCTTTTCAATTCGTACTACGAGGCCGTCGGGCCCCGCCATCCGCGCCCGCAGCGCGGTCTGATCTCCCGCCCCGGCGTCGGCGAGATCCTCGCCTACCGGCGACATGTGACGGAGGCGATGGCGGCGGCGGTCGCGGGCGGACGTCTCGCTGCGGCGCGCGACCTCGTCGAATTGGGACTGCATCACGAACAGCAGCATCAGGAGCTGCTGCTGATGGATGCCAAGCACATGCTGTCCCTCAATCCGCTGCGGCCGGCCTATGCGCCGGCGGCGGAGCGCGCGATCGGGCGAGCATCCGCGCTCGCGCGCGTCGAGTTCGCCGGCGGGCTGGCGGAGATCGGCCATGCCGGCAACGGCTTTGCCTTCGACAACGAGGGACCGCGCCATCGCGTCTGGCTGGAGCCGTTCGCGCTCGCGACCCGCCTCGTCACCTGCGGCGAGTATGCCGCCTTCATCGCGGATGGCGGCTATCGCCGCCCCGAGCTGTGGCTGTCGGCGGGCTGGGAGTGCGTCAACCAACGCGGCTGGCAGGCACCTCTCTACTGGGAGCGCGGCGACGACGGCTGGCGCGTCTTCGCCCTGTCGGGGATGCGCGCGATGAACCCGGATGAGCCGGTGAGCCATGTCAGCCTGTTCGAGGCGGTGGCCTACGCCAAGTGGGCCGGCAAGCGGCTGCCGCGCGAGGGCGAGTGGGAAGTCGCGGCGGGCGGGGCGGGCGCGCCCGGTGCGATGCTGGACGATGGGACGCTGCATCCTGTGCCGGCACGGGGCGACGGGCTTGTGCAGATGTTCGGCGATGTCTGGGAGTGGACGTCGAGCTCCTACAGCGCCTATCCCGGCTATCGCGAGCCCGACGGCGCGATCGGTGAGTACAATGGCAAGTTCATGGCCAACCAGTTCGTGTTGCGCGGCGGCTGCGCCCTGACGCCCGCCGATCACATCCGCGCGACCTACCGCAACTTCTTTCCGGCCGATGCCCGCTGGGTGCAGGCCGGCATCCGATTGGCCGAGGATCTGCGATGA
- a CDS encoding DUF1328 domain-containing protein: MLYWALMFLMVALVAALFGFGGLASTATGIAQVLFIIALVLFVVSLLAGYVRRNQ; encoded by the coding sequence ATGCTTTACTGGGCATTGATGTTTTTGATGGTCGCGTTGGTCGCCGCGCTGTTCGGCTTCGGAGGCCTCGCCTCGACGGCGACCGGTATCGCTCAGGTGCTTTTCATCATCGCCCTGGTGCTGTTCGTGGTGAGCCTGCTCGCAGGTTACGTCCGCCGGAACCAGTAG
- a CDS encoding N-acetyltransferase — MAVRHNRALSQYELDTENGLAVAVYRQQADRRIFTHTEVPPASEGRGVGSRLVREALEDTRRAGLGIVPACSFVAAFVKRHPEFADPA; from the coding sequence ATGGCCGTCCGACACAACCGCGCCCTCAGCCAGTACGAGCTCGACACCGAAAACGGGCTCGCTGTTGCCGTCTACCGCCAGCAGGCCGATCGGCGCATCTTCACCCACACCGAGGTACCGCCGGCCAGCGAGGGCCGGGGCGTCGGGTCACGCCTCGTACGGGAGGCGCTGGAAGACACCCGCCGTGCAGGCCTGGGCATCGTGCCCGCCTGCAGCTTTGTCGCCGCGTTCGTCAAGCGGCATCCCGAATTCGCCGATCCGGCTTAG